In Coregonus clupeaformis isolate EN_2021a unplaced genomic scaffold, ASM2061545v1 scaf0255, whole genome shotgun sequence, the following proteins share a genomic window:
- the LOC121586152 gene encoding meprin A subunit beta-like — MTLYAFLLLSVVSQHTLTMPTSTIGGIAGAGEKEEGYPDITEINKDLDLHEGDIMLPSGRARNTILGDQYRWEIPVPYVLDESLDMNAKGIILRSMEQIRLKTCVDFKPREAEPNYLLIIGDEGCYSYVGNQRWGNQSLSIGLGCGHIAIIEHEFLHALGFWHEQSRYDRDDHVTIVWENIEEGKEHNFEKRSASQTSTLGTPYDYTSVMHYGKDDFTNGNGSTIITKQPEYQDVIGQRLDMSSNDALKLNTLYNCTSAVTFLETCSFEDNQECGMTLCASGSASWERVGSVQEGPTLDHTKLGPLRDTDPVSVDNSTTFQNETAPTSATNMSTTERDGGFFMHYSTATGKEGDGATMESVRKTPRRQFQCLQFFYYYSGGDQDLLNIWIKEYDDDDNLKGTPRLMGQITGLPASYWQLHHVPLNATKTFQVEFEVRKGAGQSTGGFSIDDINLSETECPHHTWQIRDFENVAKNTWLFSPRHYSRDGYAYQLLVVLRSSYIGVYARLLSGKYDDQLQWPCPWRQITFLLMDQNPNIQLRLSKQNSISTDPEQIDYKNGEKYFFWDNPRKNGTFYKQEGNESIYATNGWGYGYFMSFKDIKDKGFLKGGAIFLLTSMQDISSLQYAGNSKLPCPTPPPQDFTLLPSKQEEGPYSASLFNFSSGLVSSSAIIAMALMLWLIH, encoded by the exons CCAACTTCAACAATAGGAGGTATAGCAG GTGCTGGTGAAAAAGAAGAAGGATACCCAGACATCACAGAGATAAACAAAG ATCTGGATCTCCATGAGGGAGACATCATGTTGCCATCT GGAAGAGCGAGAAACACCATCCTAGGTGACCAGTACAGATGGGAAATCCCTGTCCCATATGTTTTGGATGAGAGTCTTG ATATGAATGCCAAAGGGATCATTCTTAGGTCAATGGAGCAGATTCGCCTGAAAACCTGTGTGGACTTCAAACCTCGGGAAGCAGAGCCAAACTACCTCTTAATCATAGGGGATGAAGG ATGTTATTCATATGTTGGGAATCAACGCTGGGGCAACCAAAGCCTCTCCATTGGACTTGGCTGTGGTCATATCGCCATCATAGAGCATGAGTTTCTACACGCTCTGGGCTTCTGGCATGAGCAGTCCAGATATGACAGGGATGACCATGTAACCATTGTCTGGGAAAACATTGAAGAAG GAAAGGAGCACAATTTTGAAAAACGCAGCGCAAGTCAAACCAGCACCCTAGGTACCCCGTATGACTACACCTCGGTGATGCACTACGGAAAGGACGACTTCACCAATGGCAACGGATCCACCATCATCACTAAGCAACCAGAATACCAGGATGTAATAGGCCAACGGCTGGACATGAGCTCCAATGACGCCTTAAAACTAAACACGCTGTATAACTGCA CATCTGCGGTCACATTCCTAGAGACATGCAGCTTTGAGGACAACCAGGAGTGTGGTATGACCCTCTGTGCCAGTGGCAGTGCCAGCTGGGAGAGAGTGGGCAGTGTCCAAGAGGGGCCAACCTTAGACCACACCAAGCTGGGTCCTTTAAGGG ATACTGATCCAGTGTCTGTGGATAACAGTACCACGTTTCAAAATG AGACTGCCCCTACTTCTGCTACTAACATGTCAACCACTGAGAGGG ATGGTGGCTTCTTCATGCACTACAGTACAGCTACTGGTAAAGAGGGAGACGGGGCCACAATGGAGAGCGTGAGGAAGACACCACGGAGGCAGTTTCAATGCCTGCAGTTCTTTTACTACTACAGTGGGGGCGACCAGGACCTACTCAACATCTGGATCAAAGAGTATGATGATGACGACAACCTCAAAGGAACTCCCCGACTCATGGGCCAGATAACAG GCCTACCAGCATCTTACTGGCAGCTCCACCACGTGCCTCTGAATGCCACCAAAACCTTCCAGGTGGAGTTTGAGGTGCGTAAAGGAGCAGGACAGTCTACAGGTGGGTTTTCCATCGATGACATCAATCTGTCAGAGACAGAATGCCCCCATCACACCTGGCAGATTAGAGACTTTGAGAATGTTGCAAAAAACACCTGGCTATTCAGTCCAAGACACTACTCAAGAGACGGTTATGCCTATCAGCTGTTGGTTGTTCTGCGATCAAGTTATATTGGAGTCTATGCGCGCCTCTTGTCTGGTAAATATGATGACCAGCTCCAGTGGCCCTGCCCATGGAGACAGATAACGTTTCTGCTGATGGATCAGAACCCAAACATCCAGCTACGTTTGTCCAAGCAGAATAGCATCTCAACTGATCCTGAACAGATTGACTATA AAAATGGTGAAAAGTATTTCTTTTGGGACAACCCTCGCAAAAATGGAACCTTTTACAAACAAGAGGGCAATGAATCAATCTACGCGACCAACGGATGGGGCTACGGCTATTTTATGTCCTTTAAGGACATCAAGGACAAAGGCTTCCTTAAGGGTGGAGCCATCTTCCTCCTCACCTCCATGCAAG ATATCTCCAGTCTGCAGTATGCTGGTAACAGCAAACTCCCCTGTCCCACTCCACCACCACAGGACTTCACCCTGTTGCCCAGCAAGCAGGAGGAGGGTCCATATTCAGCCAG